A single window of Methanobrevibacter sp. TMH8 DNA harbors:
- a CDS encoding pseudomurein-binding repeat-containing protein, which yields MLSRNIKIILLFSAIIFLTSSFSFAENDIGSQNNSENDVILSSNNINQSDINLNNSKNSTEINKMNINSEKDSQNVIKAMTATVPTKPPKTISQSSILVAAKYVKTYAEKYGKLPNYVKISNYNYSMPEFMYLMSKTINNKYKGITSSITVKYTIKNPTSPVGNSIKKSITKKTYNSLATSISKYISTYNKAPNYVSTSFGKMKYQTIIYGFSKILTYSYSYKRLPSYLSLNIKSTNSINKYLPKYNSSSNPSNNTNNNTTNNSVVKPIKLSQSKILSASSLVKSYVESNGKLPNYVTISNYKFSIPEFLYLISKTITSKYTGITTDITVKYGIKNPNSPSGVSINKVFTKLQYNDISKRMSVFIENNNKAPNYISSKYGNIQYQTIVYGLSKIGDYINKNKVLPKSLGLNVPISHTLNKYLPIFTQTNNVSTLLLGSNELGTVELIGPFGNIKSNVKFAYIIGVTPIEASLKQLMIDELISLLPNQEYCSYIYRVNVTKSSNSPAEEELYGESLFNEFAQPHINNNNYNDVINLTGE from the coding sequence ATGTTATCAAGAAATATTAAAATAATTTTATTATTTTCTGCAATAATTTTTCTAACATCTAGTTTTAGTTTTGCTGAAAATGATATTGGAAGTCAAAATAATAGTGAAAATGATGTAATTTTAAGTAGTAATAATATTAATCAAAGTGATATAAATCTGAATAATTCAAAAAACAGTACAGAAATTAATAAAATGAATATAAACAGTGAAAAGGACTCCCAAAATGTTATAAAAGCAATGACAGCAACAGTCCCTACAAAACCGCCTAAAACTATCTCACAATCTAGTATATTAGTTGCTGCAAAATATGTTAAAACATATGCTGAAAAGTATGGAAAGCTACCTAACTATGTAAAAATATCCAATTACAACTATTCAATGCCAGAATTTATGTATTTAATGTCAAAAACTATAAACAACAAATATAAAGGCATAACTTCAAGTATAACTGTTAAATATACCATTAAAAATCCCACAAGTCCTGTGGGAAATTCAATTAAAAAGTCAATAACTAAAAAAACTTATAATAGTTTAGCAACAAGTATTTCTAAATACATTAGTACATATAATAAAGCACCAAATTATGTTTCCACCAGTTTTGGAAAAATGAAGTATCAAACAATAATTTATGGATTCTCCAAAATTTTAACTTATTCATATTCATATAAAAGATTACCTAGCTATCTTTCTTTAAATATTAAAAGTACAAACAGTATTAATAAATATTTACCGAAATATAATTCAAGTTCAAATCCTTCAAATAATACAAACAATAATACCACAAACAATAGTGTAGTAAAACCTATTAAATTATCTCAAAGTAAGATATTATCAGCTTCTTCTTTAGTCAAATCTTATGTTGAATCAAATGGAAAATTACCTAATTATGTTACAATATCTAACTATAAATTCTCAATACCAGAATTTTTATACTTAATATCAAAAACAATAACTTCTAAGTATACTGGAATAACTACAGACATAACTGTAAAATATGGAATAAAAAATCCAAATAGTCCAAGTGGTGTTTCAATAAATAAAGTATTTACAAAATTACAATACAATGATATTAGTAAAAGAATGTCAGTATTTATTGAGAATAACAATAAAGCACCTAATTATATAAGTTCCAAATATGGGAATATACAATACCAAACAATTGTTTATGGATTATCCAAAATTGGAGATTATATAAATAAAAATAAAGTTTTGCCTAAATCATTAGGTTTAAATGTTCCAATTTCACACACACTAAATAAATATTTGCCAATATTCACCCAAACTAACAATGTAAGTACATTATTATTGGGTTCTAATGAGTTAGGAACCGTTGAATTAATTGGACCTTTTGGTAATATTAAATCAAATGTCAAATTTGCATATATAATAGGTGTTACCCCTATTGAAGCAAGTTTAAAACAATTAATGATTGATGAATTAATTTCATTACTCCCTAACCAAGAATATTGCTCTTATATTTATAGAGTAAATGTTACAAAGTCTTCAAATTCTCCTGCTGAAGAAGAATTATATGGAGAATCTTTATTTAATGAATTTGCACAACCCCATATAAACAATAACAATTATAATGATGTAATAAATTTAACTGGAGAATGA
- a CDS encoding avidin/streptavidin family protein: MDNRDNKDNSDNEEITIERYENDKIAFNYPSNWYEFENKAKNPTEVVAMKTDKGKGGTFSFSVANAGGKSTEYWRDFMEKFLKDNGAIISDSEIKVMGDVVIFDFRSEISKSDVSSNQRHIGFVRDGAFFYSFFTSLDLDALEEDIDIMLGFDK, translated from the coding sequence ATGGATAATAGAGATAATAAAGATAATTCTGATAATGAAGAAATAACTATTGAAAGATATGAAAATGATAAAATAGCTTTTAATTATCCTTCTAACTGGTATGAATTTGAAAATAAAGCGAAAAATCCTACTGAAGTAGTAGCTATGAAAACAGATAAAGGGAAAGGAGGAACTTTTTCATTTTCTGTAGCTAATGCAGGAGGAAAGTCAACAGAATATTGGCGAGATTTTATGGAGAAATTTCTAAAAGATAATGGTGCAATTATATCTGACTCAGAAATAAAAGTTATGGGTGATGTAGTTATCTTTGATTTTAGAAGTGAAATTTCTAAATCTGATGTTAGTTCTAATCAAAGACATATTGGTTTTGTTAGAGATGGAGCATTTTTTTATTCATTTTTTACTAGCTTAGATTTAGATGCACTCGAAGAAGATATTGATATTATGCTTGGATTTGATAAATAA